Below is a window of Picosynechococcus sp. PCC 7002 DNA.
TTTGAAGGTAGATCAAATTTCCTATCTGGCGGATTTTTTCGTTGTGGCGACAGGATTCTCGCGGACTCAGGTGCGGGCGATCGCCGATGCCATCGAAGAAAGATTAGAAACAAAATATGGCAAAGTGCCCCTACGGATGGAGGGCAAAAGCGAAGGGATGTGGATTCTCCAAGATTATGGCGAAGTGATTGTACACATCTTTCTGCCGCAGGAACGGGAATTTTATAATCTCGAAGCCTTCTGGGGCCATGCCGAACGCATTGAATTTGAGCCTGCTCTTCCTTAGATTTTTTGGGATGAAGCGTCAAGGGTGTCTTTTTAAAAGCCTAGACTCTTTCTCGTAATTAATTAAATCAACTCTAGTCAGGATCGCAATGGTGCGTTAGTCGCCGTTGCGATATATTACGCTTGCCATTTATTTTCTCAGAAAAATGCTGCGTGACGTTCCGATGGCGGGGCGATTAATTCTTCTCCCAGAAATCATAAAAGGCTTTATCTCTTTACAGTTAAACCCAGCTAAAAAACGATTTTTCAAGGCTTGTTGATGACTTTTACCTAGTGAAAAGTTGATATTTCTTTAAGAAGAAATGTAACGCTAGATCTCAGTTTCTCCGGCATTTCCAACCCCAGAGAAAGTTATTAAGTTTCCCAAAATATTCGTGAATTTTTTTGGCGATCGTCCCGGAGATTCCCTTTTAAGAATTTTTTAAGATATAGAATAAACGTGAATTGAAATAGCAGCCCGTCACCGTGATTCTGTCCAGTCATGGCATGGAATTAGTGCTATTTTTTTGTTTTGTGGGTCGAAATCCATGAATGTTCAACAATTACTACGCGCCTACGAACATGGGGAACGAAACTTTGCCGGAATCAACCTGC
It encodes the following:
- the rsfS gene encoding ribosome silencing factor, which translates into the protein MTLPKTLETHENGRLVWDIAAAADDRKAEDIAILKVDQISYLADFFVVATGFSRTQVRAIADAIEERLETKYGKVPLRMEGKSEGMWILQDYGEVIVHIFLPQEREFYNLEAFWGHAERIEFEPALP